Proteins from a genomic interval of Epinephelus fuscoguttatus linkage group LG16, E.fuscoguttatus.final_Chr_v1:
- the tmem254 gene encoding transmembrane protein 254, with translation MAKSDGCDYFKRTSLFWIVAVTLGMGYYTCIVFAPEKIPFEYLGPYGTFCKYLVDNHAGIMYKGWWAAWAVHVFEACVALRVCGNKGITNMVTRCLWFVQTFLFGFASLGLLLKYDPERPKQH, from the exons ATGGCTAAAAGTGATGGATGCGATTACTTTAAAAGAACCAGCCTGTTCTGGATTGTCGCCGTGACACTCGGGATGGGATATTACACA TGCATTGTGTTTGCTCCAGAGAAAATCCCATTTGAGTACCTCGGTCCATATGGCACCTTCTGTAAATACCTTGTGGATAACCATGCTGGCATTATGTACAAAGG GTGGTGGGCCGCCTGGGCTGTCCATGTTTTTGAGGCCTGTGTTGCATTGAGAGTGTGCGG TAACAAAGGCATCACCAACATGGTCACTCGCTGCCTGTGGTTCGTCCAGACCTTTCTGTTTGGCTTCGCCTCCCTCGGTCTGCTCCTGAAATACGACCCCGAGCGCCCCAAACAGCACTGA
- the LOC125903569 gene encoding L-threonine ammonia-lyase yields MNFAAQLFYSSYLSERLERLYSPRPALKDSEENDPFWQRWEITTGSPLDPPDPFPNQVSPVVTDQPSAQSCPEDIPFPSVISIPPPDPLYLQHALTNTPSNLQSLPLLPPSHLNHKRKSTQPPTCLPNPCLAPVIPKSRLHELSSSNHSLQTVPPKPSPTPFKFPVQMASSSSISPSSPASSSSAPAPYREELLPTFQVLVDLLLLLVLYLILLFTLREELCLGPFQPGSSYKSGPISNGTACRRPTLIEPERLKDFGEEDLLNGDVKVYDTKVMGGPEIMLMEPPKTRRVSEFRILPRPLIQYLRFEDISAAAFRIQSGIQKTPCTYSRLSKQYGMEIYLKKEHLHYTGSVKERGVLYLLTCLTQAQQRKGVIVATDCNFSMAVAHHAVELRIPVFVIMPSCCSSPRLRIYRDYGAMVISYGSTGQDSQNHARHLATENGYLYLEEDESAAYLAGLGTVGMEIYEQVPKLDAVVIPAAGQYGLLAGTAAAIKHLDSRILVIGIEPESFPLLLQSLKTDGPIKDMHSNPNKKLYGDLMERSLGVNTFQLAKKLVDKVITVSEEDSLVAMLRFQEFERSTVDTEGAMGLAAILAGQLPELRGKKVAVVVSSANMELELVRQCVDRALVLDDRVSKFAVQLGEWPGDMAKLLDVLSREDVRLLDVCHRRQSDKSDLFKAKVECVVETRDKTQSAQLRKTLSERYPSICWLDR; encoded by the exons ATGAACTTTGCTGCCCAGTTATTCTACTCGAGCTACTTGAGCGAGCGACTTGAGCgtttgtactcacccaggccTGCACTGAAAGACAGCGAGGAGAATGACCCCTTCTGGCAGAGGTGGGAAATTACAACAGGTAGTCCCCTGGATCCTCCAGACCCCTTCCCTAACCAGGTCAGCCCCGTAGTGACAGATCAACCCTCTGCCCAGAGTTGCCCAGAGGATATACCTTTCCCTTCAGTTATTTCCATTCCTCCTCCTGATCCGCTTTATCTGCAGCATGCCCTGACAAACACACCCTCAAATCTCCAatctcttcctctgctgcctccttctcaccttaatcacaaaAGGAAATCAACACAACCACCTACTTGTCTTCCAAATCCATGTTTGGCTCCTGTGATCCCCAAATCAAGGCTCCACGAACTCTCCTCAAGTAATCATTCTCTTCAGACTGTTCCCCCCAAACCCTCTCCTACTCCATTCAAGTTCCCAGTACAAAtggcctcctcctcttcaatcTCCCCATCTTCtcctgcctcctcttcctcagcccCTGCTCCTTATAGAGAAGAACTACTCCCAACCTTCCAAGTCCTGGTAGACTTGCTACTTCTCTTGGTCCTCTACCTTATTCTCCTCTTCACCCTCAG AGAGGAGCTGTGTCTGGGCCCCTTTCAGCCTGGAAGCTCTTACAAATCTGGCCCCATCAGTAACGGCACTGCATGCCGCAGACCCACCCTCATTGAACCAGAGCGGCTGAAGGACTTTGGTGAGGAGGACCTTCTCAATGGGGACGTGAAGGTATATGACACCAAGGTGATGGGGGGTCCTGAGATCATGCTCATGGAGCCCCCCAAAACCAGACGCGTCAGCGAGTTCAGGATCCTCCCCAGACCTCTTATCCAGTATCTCCGCTTTGAGGACATCAGTGCCGCAGCCTTCAGGATCCAGTCAGGGATACAGAAGACACCCTGCACA TACTCCAGACTGTCCAAACAGTACGGTATGGAGATCTACCTGAAGAAGGAGCACCTGCACTACACAGGCTCTGTGAAGGAGAGAGGAGTCCTGTACCTGCTCACCTGCCTCACACAG GCGCAGCAGAGGAAGGGTGTGATCGTGGCCACTGACTGTAACTTCTCCATGGCTGTGGCTCACCATGCAGTGGAGCTGAGGATCCCTGTGTTTGTCATCATGCCGTCATGCTGCTCCTCACCTCGCCTCAGGATCTACAGAGACTACGGCGCTATGGTCATCTCCTACGGCAGCACCGGCCAAGACTCCCAGAACCACGCCCGCCATCTGGCCACAGAAAACGGATACCTCTACTTGGAAGA AGATGAAAGCGCAGCGTACCTGGCAGGACTGGGCACTGTTGGCATGGAGATCTATGAGCAAGTGCCCAAACTCGATGCAGTGGTTATTCCTGCAGCTGGACAGTATGGTCTACTGGCTGGCACAGCTGCAGCCATCAAACACCTCGACTCACGAATTCTTGTCATA GGCATTGAACCAGAAAGTTTCCCTCTGCTGCTACAATCTCTGAAAACAGACGGTCCAATCAAAGACATGCACAGCAACCCCAATAAGAAACTCTATGGAG ATCTTATGGAGCGTTCGCTGGGTGTTAACACCTTCCAGCTGGCAAAGAAACTAGTAGATAAAGTCATCACTGTCAG TGAGGAGGACTCTCTGGTGGCGATGCTGCGGTTTCAGGAGTTTGAACGCTCCACTGTGGACACAGAGGGAGCCATGGGActggctgccatcttggccGGACAACTACCGGAACTGAGAGGCAAAAA ggTCGCTGTGGTGGTGAGCAGCGCTAACATGGAGCTGGAGCTAGTGAGGCAGTGTGTGGACCGAGCCCTGGTGTTGGATGATCGGGTCAGTAAGTTTGCTGTGCAGCTGGGAGAATGGCCAGGAGACATGGCTAAGCTGCTGGATGTCCTGTCCAGAGAGGACGTCAG GTTGTTGGACGTCTGCCATCGGAGACAAAGTGACAAGTCAGACCTCTTCAAGGCGAAG GTGGAGTGCGTGGTGGAAACCAGAGATAAGACACAGAGCGCTCAGCTGCGCAAGACGCTGAGTGAGCGCTACCCCTCAATATGCTGGCTGGACCGGTGA